Proteins encoded in a region of the Streptomyces sp. NBC_00310 genome:
- a CDS encoding 16S rRNA (uracil(1498)-N(3))-methyltransferase, which yields MTAPVFVVDSLDLPDGCGGELVLDGPEGRHAVSVKRLRAGEDVVLTDGRGRWAEGIVKAAEGKDRLVVMDLETVHEEAPPQPRITVVQALPKGDRGELAVETMTEVGVDAIVPWAASRCITQWKGDRGLKALAKWRSTAREAGKQSRRVRFPEVAEAATGKQVAALLAKADFAAVLHESGDDTLATAELPAAGEIVLVVGPEGGVSPEELALFGESGAGAYRLGPSVLRTSTAGTAAGALLLGRTGRWS from the coding sequence ATGACCGCACCCGTGTTCGTGGTCGACTCGCTGGACCTGCCGGACGGCTGCGGCGGCGAGCTCGTCCTCGACGGACCCGAGGGGCGGCACGCCGTCTCCGTGAAGCGGCTGCGGGCCGGTGAGGACGTCGTCCTCACGGACGGGCGCGGACGCTGGGCGGAGGGCATCGTCAAGGCCGCCGAGGGCAAGGACCGGCTCGTGGTCATGGACCTGGAGACCGTGCACGAGGAGGCCCCGCCACAGCCCCGTATCACCGTCGTCCAGGCGCTGCCCAAGGGCGACCGGGGCGAACTGGCCGTCGAGACCATGACCGAGGTCGGGGTGGACGCGATCGTGCCCTGGGCCGCCTCCCGCTGCATCACCCAGTGGAAGGGCGACCGGGGGCTGAAGGCCCTCGCCAAATGGCGGTCCACCGCGCGGGAGGCGGGCAAGCAGTCCCGCCGGGTGCGGTTTCCCGAGGTCGCCGAGGCGGCCACCGGCAAGCAGGTCGCGGCGCTGCTCGCGAAGGCCGACTTCGCCGCCGTACTGCACGAGAGCGGCGACGACACGCTGGCCACGGCCGAGCTGCCGGCGGCCGGGGAGATCGTGCTCGTCGTGGGGCCCGAAGGGGGCGTGTCGCCGGAGGAGCTGGCGCTCTTCGGCGAGTCGGGCGCGGGGGCGTATCGACTCGGGCCCAGTGTGCTGCGTACATCGACCGCCGGGACGGCGGCCGGGGCGCTGCTGCTGGGCCGAACCGGACGCTGGTCCTGA